From Candidatus Manganitrophus morganii, the proteins below share one genomic window:
- a CDS encoding ubiquinol-cytochrome c reductase iron-sulfur subunit has product MSEINRRGFFGKIIAAISGLIGLGLGIPLLGYAVLPTLRKREEPWSEVGPLDLIELNRPKELEVVRSSSSGWMKSNTVRSFWAYKKPDGEVVAFSPICTHLGCGYRWSDADQQFLCPCHNSVFDLEGKVLAGPAPRPLDTLPTKIEGDRLFVLYQEFKAGLPKKEAI; this is encoded by the coding sequence ATGTCGGAGATCAACCGAAGAGGTTTTTTCGGAAAGATCATTGCAGCCATTTCAGGACTTATCGGTCTGGGGTTGGGAATTCCTCTTCTCGGATATGCGGTTCTCCCGACCCTCCGTAAGCGGGAAGAGCCCTGGTCGGAGGTCGGACCGCTCGATCTGATCGAGCTTAACCGGCCGAAAGAACTCGAGGTGGTTCGCTCCTCCTCCAGCGGCTGGATGAAGAGCAACACCGTCCGGTCGTTCTGGGCTTACAAAAAACCGGACGGCGAGGTGGTCGCCTTCTCCCCCATCTGCACCCATCTCGGCTGCGGTTATCGATGGTCCGACGCAGATCAGCAATTTCTCTGTCCCTGTCACAACTCGGTTTTTGACCTTGAAGGAAAGGTCCTCGCCGGTCCCGCCCCCCGCCCGCTCGACACGCTTCCGACGAAAATCGAAGGGGATCGGCTCTTTGTTCTTTATCAGGAATTCAAAGCCGGTCTTCCCAAGAAAGAGGCGATCTGA
- a CDS encoding multicopper oxidase domain-containing protein — MMNIVRRDLWRAASIALLLILSGKEGAVAGGDHTHPEAQPVASSGWEEKLKEQIAREDQAEGRAGHSDRVDAAMNKLMDEISKGMKQHSDHTGGSGPFEGMSMMQQMDRSYFLGPASTGESVTAGGRCPKNAPVKEYDISAINVEITLNQWLDFHPGYMYVLTENIDKVRAEEKKNAEAREKEGYDPGAVTTGLQTDMIQPLNIRGNQGDCVVITLRNKLDGEDVGIHIHGSSMIVQASGQAATASNPESNVTPGKSQTFEWYIRPNEQEGVHNFHSHVGREQASLGMIGSFIVEPMGARYLDAITGKETKSGWQVMIELPNQPDFREFVIFYHEIGDESFRPLNKNGEMIPQRDPNTDAYRPSARAISYRSEPFGVNNLALQEKYFHFEDESLAYSSYTFADVPTTIPRSYMGDPIKFRLVHGGGEVFHSHHPHGGTIRWLRQPKADGKADFLMTAAGNGPVKFPEIRTTSDRVDVEVIGPSEVLDLQTECGGGLCQQLAGDFLFHCHVAHHYVAGMWGYWRNYNTLQTGNYPFGSTDIMPPLQELPDRKGRIKPAVTSDKLVGKTMDWYDKKWSLTSNKSDWSKPIPEISIKDWVKMMLPPAGQPGHTSDEKGQIAAYDGTVWDWAWEGNKAMGEPEATGQFDFPKYKSPMPGKRPPILFEPVTGKLAWPHFKPHFGKRVPFARHHGPAPWLEPIHMDKNTGSVGAEPGGVGAPGEETNQPARPGEQGRWSLCPESAGRKQYTIHFIETPIQLSTGLGKIKPVVDKSGLIYVLHEDEAEVRANPASDKTIPLVYRYNVYDCVDVILKSEWEDNDVTNFQMSKINIHPHFIQFDNQASDGVISGFSYEQSVRPFTQMSKKKHKGLPTPMNSVLTEDIKAGSSRIKIKMAEGATPFHVGTDLMIGMDEVKTSEVRWIKAIDGDTITFNEPLKHPHKKGEIASVEYIRYRYWGDADVGTVFWHDHAFGATTWPHGGVGAMIVEPYGSTYHDPKTGKEIRSGTVADVHTTEPIGYGVNGSFRELIVMPHDTVPHTAQVVTEGNPPGQTLQVAIDAGQTLSFQMPYDLDLTAAKMLNGGTHTTGGGFNFRAESVARRLKNNPDPTLIFSSKAHQDPSTPMLRAYLGDTLVFRLLHVMMNETHVWHLGGHAFRTERYAEHSDLKNAWHVGIAERYDLVTKAGGAQQIAGDYLHYNGRPSHLSEGSWGIVRVLDKETKDLQKLPGTGEIPQSAKSVCPANAPVKTFNVIAADRALKFNNKAPDFIEVDFDRKLQVANPSGKIFMLEGEKTKVADGGFQPMPLTLHVNVGDCIKVNLKNEMKGSKASFSADMLAFDPKDSHGVNVGNNPGDQMVAPGKSRTYTFYAHPQYGETAAMVWDWGNFINNVRDGLFGAIIVGPPGSKYRDPVTGEDVSLKNAWQTDVMIDRSLPQNVNRSDYRDASLFFQDEDNIIGTSFMPYIQQIGGLTGVNYRSEPWMYREEQGCEIGLMFTPCVAGESDPATPTITAHAGDPVRIHVFGAFNEQNQVFSIEGHEWPLKPNMAGADLLSSSEFGSSQNIEVNLQGGAGGPFNIPGVYLWQNHRMPYAAAGQWGYMKVLPAGDRKIQPLNGGAGVGSKTAELPDPEAPDTLSQQGDAPGPLSMLER; from the coding sequence ATGATGAACATTGTACGAAGGGATCTTTGGAGGGCGGCGTCAATAGCCCTCTTGTTGATTCTATCGGGAAAAGAAGGGGCCGTCGCCGGGGGAGACCATACCCACCCCGAGGCGCAGCCGGTCGCTTCTTCCGGATGGGAAGAAAAGCTGAAAGAACAGATTGCGCGGGAAGACCAAGCGGAAGGCCGCGCCGGCCATTCCGACCGGGTCGACGCCGCGATGAACAAATTGATGGATGAAATCTCCAAGGGAATGAAACAACATTCGGACCATACGGGGGGCTCGGGACCCTTCGAGGGAATGAGCATGATGCAGCAGATGGATCGCAGCTATTTCCTCGGGCCAGCGAGCACCGGGGAGAGCGTGACCGCGGGCGGCCGCTGCCCGAAGAACGCGCCGGTCAAGGAATATGACATCTCCGCCATCAACGTCGAGATCACGCTGAACCAGTGGCTCGACTTTCATCCCGGCTACATGTACGTCTTGACCGAAAACATCGACAAAGTCCGGGCGGAAGAGAAAAAGAATGCGGAGGCCCGTGAAAAAGAGGGGTATGACCCGGGAGCGGTGACGACCGGTCTTCAAACCGACATGATCCAGCCGCTGAACATCCGGGGCAACCAGGGGGACTGCGTCGTAATCACCCTTCGGAACAAGCTCGACGGCGAGGATGTCGGGATCCACATCCACGGCTCCAGCATGATCGTCCAGGCGTCGGGTCAGGCCGCCACGGCCTCCAATCCAGAGTCGAACGTCACCCCCGGCAAGAGCCAGACGTTCGAATGGTACATCCGGCCGAACGAGCAGGAAGGGGTCCACAATTTCCACAGCCACGTCGGACGCGAGCAGGCGAGCCTCGGAATGATCGGATCTTTCATCGTCGAGCCGATGGGGGCGCGTTATCTCGATGCCATCACCGGCAAAGAGACGAAAAGCGGATGGCAGGTGATGATCGAACTTCCCAATCAGCCCGATTTCCGGGAATTCGTGATCTTCTACCATGAGATCGGCGACGAATCGTTCCGGCCGTTGAATAAAAACGGCGAGATGATCCCGCAGCGCGATCCCAACACCGACGCCTACCGCCCCTCCGCCCGCGCCATCAGCTACCGGAGCGAGCCGTTCGGCGTCAACAACCTCGCCCTTCAGGAAAAGTACTTCCACTTCGAGGACGAGTCCCTCGCCTACAGTTCCTACACCTTTGCCGACGTCCCGACGACGATTCCTCGGTCGTATATGGGAGACCCGATCAAATTCCGCCTGGTTCACGGCGGCGGCGAAGTGTTCCACTCCCACCATCCCCACGGCGGCACCATCCGCTGGCTTCGCCAGCCGAAGGCCGACGGAAAGGCCGACTTTCTCATGACGGCGGCGGGGAACGGACCGGTGAAATTTCCCGAGATCCGGACCACCTCCGATCGGGTGGACGTTGAGGTGATCGGACCGTCCGAGGTCCTCGACCTTCAGACCGAGTGCGGCGGCGGGCTCTGCCAGCAGTTGGCGGGGGATTTCCTCTTCCACTGCCACGTGGCGCATCACTACGTCGCCGGGATGTGGGGCTACTGGCGGAACTACAACACCCTGCAGACCGGGAACTACCCCTTCGGCAGCACCGACATCATGCCGCCGCTGCAAGAACTCCCGGATCGGAAGGGCCGAATCAAGCCGGCCGTCACCTCCGACAAGCTCGTCGGCAAGACGATGGACTGGTATGACAAGAAATGGAGCCTCACCTCCAACAAATCGGATTGGAGCAAGCCGATCCCAGAGATCTCGATCAAGGACTGGGTGAAGATGATGCTTCCGCCGGCCGGTCAGCCGGGTCACACCTCGGACGAGAAGGGACAGATCGCCGCCTATGACGGCACCGTCTGGGATTGGGCTTGGGAAGGGAACAAAGCGATGGGCGAGCCGGAGGCGACCGGCCAGTTCGATTTTCCGAAATATAAATCGCCGATGCCGGGCAAACGGCCGCCGATTCTCTTCGAGCCGGTGACCGGGAAGCTGGCCTGGCCGCACTTCAAGCCGCACTTCGGAAAGCGGGTGCCCTTTGCCCGCCACCACGGTCCGGCCCCCTGGCTGGAGCCGATTCACATGGACAAAAACACCGGGTCGGTCGGCGCCGAACCGGGTGGCGTCGGAGCGCCGGGCGAAGAGACCAACCAGCCGGCCCGACCCGGAGAGCAGGGACGATGGAGCCTCTGCCCGGAAAGCGCGGGACGGAAACAATACACGATCCACTTCATTGAAACGCCGATCCAGTTGTCCACCGGCCTCGGGAAAATCAAGCCGGTCGTAGACAAAAGCGGATTGATCTACGTCCTCCATGAAGACGAGGCGGAGGTCCGGGCCAACCCGGCCAGCGACAAGACGATCCCGCTGGTCTACCGGTACAACGTCTACGACTGCGTCGACGTCATCTTAAAGAGCGAATGGGAGGATAACGACGTCACCAACTTCCAGATGTCGAAAATCAACATCCATCCCCACTTCATTCAGTTCGACAACCAGGCCTCCGACGGCGTGATCAGCGGCTTCTCTTACGAGCAGTCGGTCCGGCCTTTCACGCAGATGTCGAAGAAGAAACACAAGGGGCTCCCGACGCCGATGAACTCCGTCCTCACCGAGGACATCAAGGCGGGATCGAGCCGCATCAAGATCAAGATGGCCGAGGGGGCGACCCCCTTCCATGTCGGGACCGATCTGATGATCGGGATGGACGAGGTGAAAACCTCCGAAGTCCGCTGGATCAAGGCGATCGACGGCGATACGATCACCTTTAACGAGCCGCTGAAACACCCCCACAAGAAGGGGGAGATCGCCTCGGTGGAGTATATCCGCTACCGCTACTGGGGTGACGCCGACGTCGGAACGGTCTTCTGGCACGACCACGCCTTCGGGGCCACCACCTGGCCGCACGGCGGGGTCGGGGCAATGATCGTGGAGCCGTACGGCTCCACCTACCATGATCCGAAAACTGGAAAGGAAATCCGGAGCGGAACGGTCGCCGATGTCCATACGACGGAGCCGATCGGGTACGGGGTCAACGGCAGCTTCAGAGAGTTGATCGTCATGCCGCACGACACCGTGCCGCACACCGCCCAGGTGGTCACTGAGGGAAATCCCCCCGGCCAGACCCTCCAGGTGGCGATCGACGCGGGGCAAACCCTGTCGTTCCAAATGCCTTACGATTTGGATCTGACCGCCGCCAAGATGCTCAACGGCGGCACCCACACCACCGGAGGCGGATTCAACTTCCGGGCGGAATCGGTGGCGCGGCGCCTCAAAAACAATCCCGATCCGACTTTGATCTTCTCGAGCAAGGCCCACCAGGATCCGAGCACCCCGATGCTTCGGGCGTATCTGGGAGACACCCTCGTCTTCCGACTTCTCCATGTCATGATGAATGAGACCCACGTTTGGCACCTCGGCGGCCACGCGTTCAGAACGGAGCGGTATGCGGAGCATTCCGATCTGAAGAATGCTTGGCATGTCGGGATCGCCGAGCGGTACGATCTCGTCACCAAGGCGGGGGGAGCGCAGCAGATCGCGGGGGACTACCTCCACTACAACGGCCGGCCTTCTCACCTCTCGGAAGGGAGTTGGGGGATCGTCCGGGTGTTGGACAAGGAGACCAAAGATCTGCAGAAACTCCCCGGCACCGGGGAAATTCCCCAATCGGCCAAGTCGGTCTGTCCGGCCAATGCCCCGGTGAAAACCTTCAACGTCATTGCAGCCGATCGGGCGCTCAAATTCAACAACAAAGCCCCCGACTTCATCGAGGTCGACTTCGACCGAAAGCTGCAGGTGGCGAATCCTTCGGGTAAGATCTTCATGCTCGAAGGGGAGAAAACCAAAGTCGCCGACGGCGGTTTCCAGCCGATGCCGTTGACCCTCCATGTCAACGTCGGCGACTGCATCAAGGTGAACCTAAAAAATGAAATGAAGGGGAGCAAGGCGTCTTTCAGCGCCGACATGCTGGCCTTCGACCCGAAAGATTCTCACGGGGTGAACGTCGGGAACAACCCGGGCGATCAGATGGTCGCCCCCGGCAAGAGCCGGACCTATACCTTCTACGCCCATCCGCAATACGGGGAGACGGCAGCAATGGTGTGGGATTGGGGCAACTTCATTAACAACGTCCGAGACGGCCTCTTCGGGGCGATCATCGTCGGACCGCCCGGATCGAAGTATCGAGATCCGGTCACCGGCGAGGATGTCTCGTTGAAGAACGCCTGGCAGACCGACGTGATGATCGATCGATCCCTTCCTCAGAATGTGAATCGGTCGGATTACCGGGATGCCTCGCTCTTCTTCCAGGACGAAGACAACATCATCGGAACCTCGTTCATGCCGTACATTCAGCAGATCGGAGGGCTCACCGGGGTCAACTACCGGAGCGAGCCGTGGATGTACCGTGAAGAGCAAGGGTGCGAGATCGGTCTGATGTTCACCCCCTGTGTTGCAGGGGAATCGGACCCGGCCACGCCGACCATCACGGCGCATGCGGGCGACCCGGTTCGCATCCACGTCTTCGGAGCGTTCAACGAGCAAAATCAGGTCTTCAGCATCGAAGGGCATGAGTGGCCCCTCAAGCCGAACATGGCGGGGGCCGATCTGCTCAGCTCCAGCGAGTTCGGATCGTCTCAGAACATCGAGGTCAACCTGCAAGGGGGGGCCGGCGGTCCATTCAACATTCCAGGGGTCTACCTCTGGCAGAACCACCGGATGCCGTATGCGGCCGCCGGACAGTGGGGGTACATGAAAGTCCTCCCCGCTGGGGATCGAAAGATCCAACCGCTGAACGGCGGCGCCGGAGTGGGATCTAA
- a CDS encoding DUF4149 domain-containing protein: protein MFWMVLIWIHISAAMFWVGGMLFFSIVLIPSLRKIPPVDRAGLMSEIGRRFRLTGWTALGILLVTGLLRVYHLGLPLRMEGWFGMKLTLIALMISLTFLHDIVLGPRSIRISRSTAAPHPLQRTVRWMARLNLLVGLFIVLAAVYLARGY from the coding sequence ATGTTCTGGATGGTTTTAATTTGGATTCACATTTCGGCGGCGATGTTTTGGGTCGGGGGGATGCTCTTTTTTTCCATCGTCCTCATCCCCTCCCTCCGAAAGATACCTCCCGTGGATCGAGCGGGGCTGATGAGTGAAATCGGGAGACGTTTTCGTCTCACCGGCTGGACCGCGCTGGGGATTCTCCTGGTCACCGGCCTGCTTCGTGTTTATCATCTTGGACTTCCCCTACGAATGGAAGGCTGGTTCGGGATGAAGTTGACCCTAATCGCATTGATGATCTCGTTGACCTTTCTTCATGATATCGTCCTCGGCCCTCGATCGATCCGAATCAGCCGATCCACGGCGGCGCCTCACCCGCTCCAACGGACCGTCCGGTGGATGGCTCGATTGAACCTGCTGGTCGGCCTCTTCATCGTCTTGGCGGCGGTCTATCTCGCCAGAGGATATTAG
- a CDS encoding c-type cytochrome, whose product MRNRSLLIFTLLALFLTFAERASAADAAKIKQGEKLFGERQCTACHAIQGKGGPVGPDLTKVGSRRDEAWLKKFLPDPKSVAPETMMPPFRGTKEELDALVAYLLSLK is encoded by the coding sequence ATGCGAAACCGATCTCTTTTGATCTTCACGTTATTGGCGCTCTTTTTAACCTTCGCGGAGCGAGCCTCGGCCGCCGACGCGGCGAAAATAAAACAGGGGGAGAAGCTCTTTGGCGAGCGCCAATGCACCGCCTGCCATGCGATTCAGGGGAAGGGGGGTCCGGTCGGCCCCGATCTCACCAAGGTCGGAAGCCGCCGGGACGAGGCGTGGCTCAAGAAGTTTCTTCCCGATCCGAAGTCGGTCGCCCCGGAGACGATGATGCCTCCCTTCCGCGGAACGAAGGAAGAGCTGGATGCATTGGTGGCTTATCTCCTCTCGTTAAAGTAA
- a CDS encoding sigma 54-interacting transcriptional regulator, protein MNESDFRNDPHPVLDGIADPIIVIDRDFNLTYANKTVRGRTAGASPTGQKCYEVLHGKNHPCDPCPCLQTFETNKPYRVIRKTESTEGGSPVLKEFRSYPILDQEGKVIRTIEVIQELSPAEAPLSEENTPARKRKAPSAGERSFCGMIGGSKKIKALFQMIRLIAPSNATILIYGESGTGKELVAKAIHQSSLRRDRPFIAIDCGALPETLLESELFGHVKGAFTGAIQNKKGLFEEAEGGTLFLDEIADTSLAFQSKLLRVLQEGEARPVGGNRSIKVNVRVVAATNKPLKEAIARKNFREDLYYRLAVMPIVIPPLRERPDDIPLLAEHFIEKYALPNGRGPMYLSGEALSLLMKFHWHGNVRELENVIERGVLVSPGLEILPESFLIDEEIPIPSSPSIPLSISRDEAVLKVEKDQIIDAIKRHKGNKSLAARSLGIARASLYNKIKRYQLDR, encoded by the coding sequence GTGAACGAGTCCGACTTCAGGAACGATCCTCACCCCGTTTTAGATGGAATCGCCGACCCGATTATTGTGATCGATCGGGACTTCAACCTGACCTATGCCAATAAGACGGTCCGGGGAAGAACCGCCGGAGCAAGCCCGACCGGACAAAAGTGTTACGAAGTCCTCCATGGAAAAAACCACCCTTGCGATCCCTGCCCCTGCCTTCAGACATTCGAGACCAATAAACCTTACCGTGTGATCCGCAAGACCGAATCGACGGAAGGGGGAAGCCCCGTCCTCAAAGAATTTCGATCCTACCCTATTTTGGATCAGGAGGGGAAGGTCATCCGCACCATTGAAGTGATTCAAGAGCTCTCCCCTGCCGAAGCGCCCCTCTCCGAAGAGAACACCCCTGCACGAAAACGGAAAGCCCCCTCCGCCGGGGAACGCTCCTTCTGCGGCATGATCGGGGGGAGCAAAAAAATCAAAGCGCTCTTTCAGATGATCCGGCTGATCGCCCCCAGCAATGCGACGATCCTGATCTACGGCGAGAGCGGCACCGGCAAAGAGCTCGTCGCCAAGGCAATCCACCAGAGCAGCCTCCGGCGCGATCGGCCCTTCATCGCCATCGACTGCGGCGCGCTTCCCGAAACGTTGCTGGAGAGCGAGCTCTTCGGCCATGTCAAAGGGGCCTTCACCGGCGCCATCCAGAACAAAAAAGGGCTCTTCGAAGAAGCCGAAGGGGGAACCCTCTTCCTCGACGAGATCGCCGACACCAGCTTGGCGTTTCAGTCGAAGCTCCTTCGGGTGTTGCAAGAAGGGGAGGCGCGGCCGGTGGGAGGCAATCGGAGCATCAAGGTGAATGTGCGGGTGGTGGCCGCCACCAACAAGCCGCTGAAGGAGGCGATCGCCCGAAAGAACTTCCGGGAAGATCTCTACTACCGGCTGGCGGTGATGCCGATTGTGATTCCCCCCCTTCGCGAGCGGCCGGATGATATCCCGTTGCTCGCCGAACACTTCATTGAAAAATATGCCCTCCCGAACGGAAGAGGCCCGATGTATCTGTCGGGAGAGGCGTTGAGCCTGCTGATGAAATTTCACTGGCATGGGAACGTCCGGGAACTGGAGAACGTCATCGAGCGGGGGGTGCTCGTCTCCCCCGGCCTCGAAATCCTTCCCGAATCGTTCCTGATCGACGAAGAGATCCCGATCCCTTCCTCTCCGTCGATCCCCCTCTCCATCTCACGTGATGAAGCGGTGCTCAAGGTGGAAAAAGATCAGATCATCGACGCGATCAAAAGGCACAAGGGGAATAAGTCGCTCGCCGCCCGCTCCCTCGGCATCGCCCGCGCCAGCCTCTACAACAAGATCAAACGGTATCAACTCGATCGCTGA
- a CDS encoding cytochrome b N-terminal domain-containing protein, with translation MNRLFSWLSDRLKLPPILHHLLDEAIPGGASWIYIFGSVTLFLFLLQATTGTFLALYYAPTPDHAYESVKFIQEEVPFGAFVRGLHHWGASAMMVAIGLHMLQVFLYGAYKPPREPMWIVGVFLLILTLTFGFTGYLLPWDQKAYWATQVGINLVGSVPWIGGTLARILRGGAELGALTLSRFFAIHTLFLPWLIMFLIAGHLFILRRVGPAGPWDKARAKRISEPFYPKQVFMDAVAMGAVFLALVVLVNLFPAHLGDPADPTDTTFRPVPEWYYLFYYQLLKYSEGPWEPVVTFVLPVLFFAILFAIPFLGRKRERSPARRPIAIGAGAFFLVFVFTLLGLAMKETAALKKTDPAVERGRAIYAKLACAGCHRIHGQGAQVGPDLSFVGDARDRDWLIAHFKDPQSLVPGSIMPPTRLPEPELEDLTRYMLSLKK, from the coding sequence ATGAATCGCCTCTTCTCCTGGCTCTCCGACCGTCTCAAATTGCCGCCGATCCTTCATCATCTCCTCGATGAGGCGATTCCGGGGGGCGCCAGCTGGATTTATATCTTCGGAAGCGTCACCCTTTTTCTCTTCCTGTTACAAGCGACGACCGGAACCTTTCTCGCCCTCTACTACGCCCCCACTCCTGACCATGCGTATGAGAGCGTGAAGTTCATCCAGGAGGAGGTCCCATTCGGCGCCTTTGTCCGGGGACTGCACCACTGGGGGGCGAGTGCCATGATGGTGGCGATCGGCCTTCACATGCTCCAAGTTTTTCTCTATGGTGCCTATAAACCGCCGCGGGAGCCGATGTGGATCGTCGGTGTTTTTTTATTAATCCTCACACTGACCTTCGGCTTCACCGGCTATCTTCTCCCCTGGGATCAGAAAGCCTACTGGGCGACTCAGGTCGGGATCAATCTGGTCGGGAGCGTCCCCTGGATCGGCGGAACCCTCGCGCGGATTCTCCGCGGCGGGGCGGAGCTGGGCGCCTTGACCCTCAGCCGGTTCTTCGCCATCCATACCCTCTTTCTTCCTTGGCTGATTATGTTCTTGATCGCCGGACATCTTTTCATCCTTCGAAGGGTCGGTCCGGCCGGCCCCTGGGACAAAGCGCGGGCGAAGCGGATCTCGGAGCCGTTTTATCCAAAGCAGGTCTTCATGGATGCGGTGGCGATGGGAGCGGTTTTTCTGGCGCTGGTCGTCCTGGTCAACCTCTTTCCGGCGCATTTGGGGGATCCCGCCGATCCGACCGACACCACCTTCCGCCCGGTTCCGGAGTGGTATTATCTCTTCTACTATCAGCTTCTGAAATATTCGGAAGGACCGTGGGAGCCGGTCGTCACCTTTGTCCTCCCGGTCCTCTTCTTCGCAATTCTCTTTGCCATCCCCTTTCTCGGCCGAAAGCGGGAGCGCTCGCCGGCGCGGCGTCCGATCGCGATCGGCGCCGGGGCGTTCTTTTTGGTTTTCGTCTTCACCCTTCTCGGCCTGGCGATGAAGGAGACCGCCGCGTTGAAGAAAACCGATCCGGCGGTCGAGCGGGGGCGGGCGATTTACGCCAAGCTCGCCTGCGCCGGCTGCCACCGCATCCACGGCCAGGGGGCGCAGGTGGGGCCCGATCTCTCCTTCGTCGGCGATGCGCGCGACCGCGATTGGTTGATCGCCCACTTCAAAGACCCGCAATCATTGGTCCCCGGATCAATCATGCCGCCGACCCGTCTCCCCGAACCGGAACTGGAAGATTTAACGCGGTATATGCTCAGCCTGAAAAAGTGA